A stretch of DNA from Arenicella chitinivorans:
ATTGACCGACAAACAAGCGACCTCATCGACCCCTTTAGCTTTGAGGTCGTCAAAGTGCACAACATAGCCGGGCAGGTGGGCTGCCGAACAAGTAGGCGTGAAGGCGCCGGGCAGCGCAAACAGCGCCACTTTCTTTCCCTTAAAGTAGTCTGCTGCAGAGACGTTATCCTGACCTTGCTGGTTGATGACGGTAATGGTGGCCGCGGGAATGGAATCATTAACGCTGATCATAGTGAACTCCTGGTTTGTATAAGGTTGATCAATTGAGCTGCTACGCAGCCCGCAGAATGTCTGGCCGTTAATATATCAGTTCAGAATGAATGTTGATCAAGATAAAAAGGCCCAGCAAATGCTGAGCCTTGTTGGTTTGGCACAATGTCACAGACTTGTGCCGAGGGGCGACTAATCTTCCGGGATTAACGGCTTGGCTTCGTCGGTGATCTCCTTGGTTGCGGTATCAATGTCGTCAGCCAGTGCGTCTTCCGCGGCGGCGGCATCAATATCGGTGAGTTCACCATCTACCTGATCTTGCAGATGAGAAGATGACTCTTTGGTCATCTCCTTCAGCTCCACAATCTTTTCTTCAGCTAGTTTTTCGCCCTTCTCGTGGTGGCCAGCCTGACTGTTCAAGCAAAACAAAGCGGCCGATATTACTAACAGCGCGCGCGTGAAATTAGGCAATACAGGATTTTTGGATACCATGTGTGTTCCTCATAATCTTGATTCGTTTTGGGTAAGGTTAGTGCGTGGCTGGAATTATGTAGGGTAAACAGCCGACGACACACTCAGTGTAGTCAGTGTCCGAATGGCATGGTTGGTGCCTAAAGATTCCTTAATCGCAACCGCAGCAATGTGAACGATTGGTTAGATACCTTACCCAGTCCGTAGTGTGGTGGAAAGTGCGATAGAATAAGCGGAACGAGTCCGGGGGCGAGCGCTATACTCCGTATCGGGCGTTACCTAAAGTTAATACTCTTGTAGCAAAATCAATGACATGACGGCTAGAGAAATTAAGTTAAGCGATCCTTGGTTGCACGCATTGCAGAGCGAGTTTGCCGCTCCCTACATGCAGGATCTCTCGGCGTTTTTGAGAGCAGAAAAGCAAGCTGGTAAGCAGATTTATCCCACTGGTGAAGTTATCTTCGCTGCGCTCAATGCAACCCCCTTAGAGTCGGTGCGTGTGGTGATTCTAGGGCAGGACCCGTACCACGGTCCGAACCAGGCGCATGGTCTGAGTTTCAGCGTGCCGCCCGGGATCCGAGTGCCCCCATCGTTGCAAAATATCTACAAAGAGCTGGTGTCAGATGTTGGCATTACGATGCCGTCGCATGGCAATTTAATGGCTTGGGCTGAGCAGGGCGTTTTATTGTTGAACGCAGTGTTAACGGTACAAGCTGCCAATGCGGGCAGTCATCAGGGGCGCGGTTGGGAACGTTTCACGGATCGGGTGATCCAGGTTATTAATCAACGCCAGCAGAACGTGGTGTTTATGTTGTGGGGCGCTTACGCCCAGAAGAAAGGACAGGTGATTGATCGTGATCGACACTTAGTCTTACAGGCACCACATCCGTCACCGTTATCTGCGCATCGTGGATTCATGGGTTGTCGTCATTTTTCACAAGCCAATACCTATCTTAAGCAACACGGTAAAGTCGAGATTGACTGGCAAATTCGGTAGTGACTGCGCGTAAAATTCTCCACATTGATATGGACGCTTTTTTCGCGTCAGTTGAACAACGCGACTTTCCGCATTTGCGCGGCAAGCCGGTCATTGTCGGTGGTAAGCCTGAGTCCCGAGGTGTGGTCGCTGCATGCAGCTATGAGGCACGTAAGTTTGGTGTGCATTCTGCCATGCCGTCAGCGCGTGCCCACAAGTTGTGTCGCGAAGCGGTGTTTGTGCCTGCCCGATTTGACGCGTATCGTGCGGCATCCACCGGTATCCACGCGGTCTTTAAGCGTTACACCGATATGATCGAACCTTTGTCGCTGGATGAGGCATATCTGGATGTGACCGCACAGGCTGAGGCCCTTGGGTCCGCCACCGAGGTGGCTAAGCGGATCAAGCGAGAAATTAAATTGGAGCTTGATCTAACGGCGTCGGCAGGTGTGTCGTATAACAAGTTTTTGGCTAAGATTGCCTCGGACATGGATAAGCCGGACGGCTTGTACGTGATTCGCCCTGAATTGGCACAACGGTTTATCGATCAACTCCCGATTCGTAAGTTTTTCGGTGTGGGCAAAGTTACGGAACAAAAGATGCACCGTCTTGGGATCTTTACGGGTGCCGATTTGAAGGCGCGCACTGAGTTGGAACTACAAACCGCGTTTGGCCAGTCTGGCGGTTACTATTATCGTGTGGCGCGCGGAATTGATGATCGGCCGGTGCGCGCACATCGGGTACGCAAATCGCTGGGCAAAGAAACCACCTTTAGTCGTGATGTGACCGATAAGAAATTTATCTGGCAGACACTACTCGAATTAGCAGAAAGTCTGGAAACTGCCTTAGAAAATAAGCAGATGATGGCCAGATCACTGACTCTCAAGCTGAGATATGCCGATTTTAAGTTGATCACGCGCAGCAAAACAGGTATATCGCTCTACACCAGCGCTGAAGATATCGTTGGTGATCTGCCGGAGCTGTTACGCAAAACAGAAGCGGGTGCGCGGCCGATCCGCTTGATTGGCATTACCTTGTCCAATCTATACAAGCATATAGATGAGCAGAGTAAATCCGCTGTCAGCGAAGTGCGTGATAGTCCGCAATTGGGTCTCTTTTAACGTGACGCGCGACTGCCCTGGAATCTGCCAAATCAGTAAAGCACTTACAGTCCATGTAAATTGTTCTATGATGGCACTGTGTCGCACGACGGAAAACGAAGTTGGGTAACGTGAAACGAAGAATTTGCAGCTTTATTCTGTTCAAACTGCTGGGGTGGCGTCTTGTTGGAGAGCCGCCTGCGGATAAGAAATACCTGTTCGTTGCTGTACCACATACTAGCAACTGGGACTTCGTGTACGGCTGGCTGGCGATTACTGCGCTGGACCTTAATGTGAAGATATTTGCGAAAGATGTATTCTTTGTCTGGCCGTTGAACTACGTGTGCCAGTACCTGGGGGTATTGCCAGTAAATCGGCGTAAGAGCACCAATTTTGTGGATTCAGTGGCTGAGCGGTTTGAACAAGCAGACTCGTTGCGTTTACTCATTACCCCGGAAGGCACACGCAGCTACCAAGATACCTTGAAGAGTGGCTACTACTACTTGGCCAAAAAAGCGAATATTCCGATTGTGGTCGCGGGTCCAAACTTTAAAGAGAAGACCTTTACCATTCTGCCGCCGCGACCGCCATTGCCTAACTTTCAACTCGATCAAGCTCAAGTAATCGCGTTCTGCAAGACTCAGTACGGTCGACGCCCGGATCAATCGTTCCGCGACTAATCAACAAGTCTTTATTTCTCTAAATACTTTGTTAGCTTTTTTGTCCGCCATCGGATTATTGGTACACTGCACCACTGGAATCTAAAACAGGTCATATCTATGAGGATTGGGGAACGATGAACGATGAGCAAAAGTTGGTAGTTGCCATCTCGTCGCGCGCGTTGTTTGATCTAAACGAAGGCCACAAAATCTTCGAAGAAGAAGGCGTACAGGCTTATTGTCGTTATCAAATAGAGCGCGAAAATGATTTGCTGGAGCCCGGCGTGGCTTTTCCGCTGGTCAAAAAATTACTCAGGCTGAACGAGCTCGGCGAGCCACGAGAACGGGTTGAAGTGATATTGCTTTCACGCAACTCAGCGGACACCGGCTTGCGTATATTTAATTCCATTCAAGAACATAACCTACCCATCACGAGAGCCGCGTTCACGAATGGTAGCAGCCCATTTAAATACGTAGAGCCGTTTGGCGCGGATGTGTTTCTTTCCAGCGATCCAAATGACGTTGCCAGTACGCTGGAAGCTGGATTCGCCGCTGCCACGATGTTGCCCTCCAATACTCGTAAACCTGGTTCCGACAATGACACACTGAATATTGCTTTTGATGGCGACGCGGTTGTGTTTTCCGATGAAGCAGAACAGATTTACAAACAGAAAGGTTTGGTCGAATTTTCCCGCCACGAAGTACAATCAGCTAAGCGGCCGTTGCCGGGTGGGCCATTTCGAAATATGTTGGCGGCGCTGCATAGTATTCAATCAGAATTTTCGGTCGACGAATCCCCTTTACGCACGGCGCTCATCACGGCGCGCTCAGCACCGGCGCATGAGCGTGTGATTCGCACCTTGCGTGCTTGGAATATTCGTATTGATGAAGCGGTATTTCTGGGTGGATTGCCGAAAGGTGATTTTCTGCGTACGTTTGGCGCAGATATATTTTTTGATGACCAGGAAGGCCATTGTGATTCGGCGCGGCAACATGTGCCGACGGGTCACGTGCCCAATGGCATCGCCAATACCAAACGTTAGTTTAACCGTGATGAATCGTATGCCGAAGAGCGTGCATTTGTCGCCAAAGTTTAGAGAGACTTTATGAAATCACTGTTTGCTCTATTGATGGGTATGCTGGTTTCACTCACCGTCAATGCGGCTTTGCCGCTGGCCGTTGAGGGGCAGCCACTTCCCTCCTTGGCTCCGATGATTGAGCGAGTCCAGTCATCGCTGGTGCGAATTGTCGTCCCAGTGCGTGCGCAAGCTCGTCGTGACCCGTTTGATGACCCATTCTTTCGTCGGTTTATGGATCAGCGCCGTAAAAAGACGCGCGATGTGGTACATATTGGCGCTGTGGTGGATGCCGAACAGGGATTCATCTTAACCAACGAACACTCAGTGCGAGGCATTAACAAAGCAGCGGTTATCTTAAATGATGGTCGCCGTGTTGATGCAGTGGTGGTAGGCAGTGATCTAGCCTCGGATGTGGCATTGCTAAAAATAGACGCTGCGGACTTGACGGCGATTGATCTGGGTGACTCAAGTGCCATGCGAATTGGTGATTTCGTGGTGTCAATCGGTGACCCGTTGGGACAACAGAATACCGTTGTCACGGGTGTTATCAGTGCGTTGGCGGTACCGAACAGTTTGCAGACACACCAGCAGTTTATTCAAAGCGACGCAGCGATCGGTTCCGGTGTGCTGGTTGATCTGAATGGGCGACTCGTTGGGTTGAATACCGCCAAATCCGCGCAAACTGCCAGCAGCTCGCGGATTGGTTTCTCTACGCCGGTTAACCTAGCTCTTCGAGTCAAAGAACAGTTGGTTAAATACGGTACGCCTCAACGCGGTTTTCTCGCCGTTCAAGTACAGGATATGACACCCGATCTGGCGCGCGCATTCGATATTCGTCAGCCCGGTGGCGCCGTGATTACGGACGTGGTGCCCGGGTCTTCAGCTGCTGAGGCAGGGTTGGTGATCGGCGATGTGATTTTGAGCGCCGGAGCGCAATCAATATATCGAGGCAATGATTTACGTGCAGTGGTTGCGCAGCAGTTTGCAGGAGATGCGCTCGAGCTTGGCGTCGCGCGGCAGGGCGAACGTTTGAGCCTCGTGCCAGTGCTGGAGTCGTCCACCCGAGCATCCAAGATTGGGACCATGATCCACCATCAACTTGAAGGTGCCACCTTGGATAATATGGGAGCTCGTCAGGTTAGTACTGGTTCAGGTGAAGGTGTGCTGGTGCGTGAGGTGCGTAAGGGCAGTGTGGCCTGGGAGCACGGCGTGCGACCCAATGACATTATTGTGTCGGCGAATCGAAAAGCGGTGCGAGACCTTGATTCCTTCCGTAAGGCGATTGAAGGGCGTGAAGTACTGATGCTGAACATTTTGCGCGGTAATGGCGCATTGTTTTTGCTGCTGCAATAGTGTGCTGTGAGTTGCTAAAGCCGGCATTGCGCTACCCATCACGGCGAGCGCTCGCTATAATTGCTTGCCTTGATGCCACCACAGACCTTGAAACGAGCTGAGCATGACCGACTACCTTATTGCCCCATCGATTTTATCCGCTGACTTTGCGCGTTTGGGGGAAGAAGTGGACAATGTATTGTCCGCAGGTGCTGACTGGGTTCATTTTGACGTGATGGATAATCACTACGTGCCTAATCTGACAATTGGTCCCATGGTGTGTCAAGCCTTGCGTAATCATGGTGTGACTGCGCCAATTGATGTGCATCTTATGGTCGAGCCAGTCGATGAGCTGGTTCCGCAATTCGCGAACGCGGGTGCAACGATGATTTCCTTCCATCCGGAAGCCAGTCGGCATGTGGATCGTACGCTGCAACTGATTAAAAACGAAGGGTGTCAGGCGGGTCTGGTGTTAAATCCAGCTACGCCATTATCGGTTCTGGACTGGGTGATCGATAAAGTGGATATGGTGCTGCTAATGTCCGTAAACCCGGGTTTTGGAGGGCAGTCTTTCATTGAGCATGTGAAACAAAAAATTTCTGATACACGTGCGGTTATCGATGCCAGTGGTCGAGCAATTCGTTTGGAAGTTGACGGTGGTGTCAAAGCCAACAATATTGGCGAGTTGGCAGCGCTGGGTGCGGACACTTTTGTGGCTGGCTCGGCGATCTTTAATGCCGATGACTATGCTCAGGTGATTCGCGATATGCGCGCCAATATTGCGGCCGCCACCAATTCCTAGCACAGAAACACTTGACCTGAACCTGGAGACGGGCAATCATTGGTGCACGAAGAAAATTCGTTGCTCACTAACTATGCAATATCCTCAAGCAAACATTATTGATCTCTGCCGACCGCGATGGTCTTGGCGACGCTGGCGAGCCTAGAAATACTCCTGCGTGGCACGGTGTGCGCGCGCACAATGCATCAATTGTTTGTACTGCAGTCTTCAATCTGCACTCATTTATTAAACGTTTATTGCTATGTCGATATCCACGAGTCTATCCAGATCCTCTGAACACAAGACCGGCCCCGCCGAGTTTGGCGAGGAGCCTGTATTTGCATTACCGCACTCTGATGCTGAGTACCAGCAGCTCGCTGAACA
This window harbors:
- the ung gene encoding uracil-DNA glycosylase; the encoded protein is MTAREIKLSDPWLHALQSEFAAPYMQDLSAFLRAEKQAGKQIYPTGEVIFAALNATPLESVRVVILGQDPYHGPNQAHGLSFSVPPGIRVPPSLQNIYKELVSDVGITMPSHGNLMAWAEQGVLLLNAVLTVQAANAGSHQGRGWERFTDRVIQVINQRQQNVVFMLWGAYAQKKGQVIDRDRHLVLQAPHPSPLSAHRGFMGCRHFSQANTYLKQHGKVEIDWQIR
- the dinB gene encoding DNA polymerase IV, whose product is MTARKILHIDMDAFFASVEQRDFPHLRGKPVIVGGKPESRGVVAACSYEARKFGVHSAMPSARAHKLCREAVFVPARFDAYRAASTGIHAVFKRYTDMIEPLSLDEAYLDVTAQAEALGSATEVAKRIKREIKLELDLTASAGVSYNKFLAKIASDMDKPDGLYVIRPELAQRFIDQLPIRKFFGVGKVTEQKMHRLGIFTGADLKARTELELQTAFGQSGGYYYRVARGIDDRPVRAHRVRKSLGKETTFSRDVTDKKFIWQTLLELAESLETALENKQMMARSLTLKLRYADFKLITRSKTGISLYTSAEDIVGDLPELLRKTEAGARPIRLIGITLSNLYKHIDEQSKSAVSEVRDSPQLGLF
- a CDS encoding 1-acyl-sn-glycerol-3-phosphate acyltransferase, which translates into the protein MKRRICSFILFKLLGWRLVGEPPADKKYLFVAVPHTSNWDFVYGWLAITALDLNVKIFAKDVFFVWPLNYVCQYLGVLPVNRRKSTNFVDSVAERFEQADSLRLLITPEGTRSYQDTLKSGYYYLAKKANIPIVVAGPNFKEKTFTILPPRPPLPNFQLDQAQVIAFCKTQYGRRPDQSFRD
- a CDS encoding 5'-nucleotidase, which gives rise to MNDEQKLVVAISSRALFDLNEGHKIFEEEGVQAYCRYQIERENDLLEPGVAFPLVKKLLRLNELGEPRERVEVILLSRNSADTGLRIFNSIQEHNLPITRAAFTNGSSPFKYVEPFGADVFLSSDPNDVASTLEAGFAAATMLPSNTRKPGSDNDTLNIAFDGDAVVFSDEAEQIYKQKGLVEFSRHEVQSAKRPLPGGPFRNMLAALHSIQSEFSVDESPLRTALITARSAPAHERVIRTLRAWNIRIDEAVFLGGLPKGDFLRTFGADIFFDDQEGHCDSARQHVPTGHVPNGIANTKR
- a CDS encoding trypsin-like peptidase domain-containing protein; protein product: MKSLFALLMGMLVSLTVNAALPLAVEGQPLPSLAPMIERVQSSLVRIVVPVRAQARRDPFDDPFFRRFMDQRRKKTRDVVHIGAVVDAEQGFILTNEHSVRGINKAAVILNDGRRVDAVVVGSDLASDVALLKIDAADLTAIDLGDSSAMRIGDFVVSIGDPLGQQNTVVTGVISALAVPNSLQTHQQFIQSDAAIGSGVLVDLNGRLVGLNTAKSAQTASSSRIGFSTPVNLALRVKEQLVKYGTPQRGFLAVQVQDMTPDLARAFDIRQPGGAVITDVVPGSSAAEAGLVIGDVILSAGAQSIYRGNDLRAVVAQQFAGDALELGVARQGERLSLVPVLESSTRASKIGTMIHHQLEGATLDNMGARQVSTGSGEGVLVREVRKGSVAWEHGVRPNDIIVSANRKAVRDLDSFRKAIEGREVLMLNILRGNGALFLLLQ
- the rpe gene encoding ribulose-phosphate 3-epimerase — protein: MTDYLIAPSILSADFARLGEEVDNVLSAGADWVHFDVMDNHYVPNLTIGPMVCQALRNHGVTAPIDVHLMVEPVDELVPQFANAGATMISFHPEASRHVDRTLQLIKNEGCQAGLVLNPATPLSVLDWVIDKVDMVLLMSVNPGFGGQSFIEHVKQKISDTRAVIDASGRAIRLEVDGGVKANNIGELAALGADTFVAGSAIFNADDYAQVIRDMRANIAAATNS